One Colius striatus isolate bColStr4 chromosome 7, bColStr4.1.hap1, whole genome shotgun sequence DNA segment encodes these proteins:
- the SNAPC5 gene encoding snRNA-activating protein complex subunit 5 isoform X3: protein MLSRLQELRREEETLLRVRAALREQLTRLRVEELALQSMIRCKEEPGPGSPGAAAQDTHTGAGQSLLSIGVASFCC from the exons ATGCTGAGCCggctgcaggagctgcggcGCGAGGAGGAGACGCTGCTGCGCGTGCGGGCGGCGCTGCGCGAGCAGCTCACGCGCCTCAGG GTGGAAGAGCTGGCGCTGCAGTCCATGATCCGCTGCAAGGAGGAGCCGGGACCCGGCTCCCCGGGAGCTGCGGCACAGGACACGCACACG GGCGCTGGGCAATCCCTGCTCAGCATTGGAGTGGCTTCGTTTTGCTGTTAA
- the SNAPC5 gene encoding snRNA-activating protein complex subunit 5 isoform X2, with amino-acid sequence MLSRLQELRREEETLLRVRAALREQLTRLRVEELALQSMIRCKEEPGPGSPGAAAQDTHTTLGQMDNEAAINQTELHLSLQDRENEEEEEEESDS; translated from the exons ATGCTGAGCCggctgcaggagctgcggcGCGAGGAGGAGACGCTGCTGCGCGTGCGGGCGGCGCTGCGCGAGCAGCTCACGCGCCTCAGG GTGGAAGAGCTGGCGCTGCAGTCCATGATCCGCTGCAAGGAGGAGCCGGGACCCGGCTCCCCGGGAGCTGCGGCACAGGACACGCACACG ACTCTTGGGCAGATGGACAACGAGGCTGCTATCAACCAGACTGAACTACACCTAAGCCTTCAGGATCGTGAaaacgaggaggaggaggaagaggaatctGACTCCTGA